The genomic DNA GTTCAGTTCTCTGTGGGGTTGAAACTGAGGTAGCATCTTTTGAATCTTGGCCTCATTCACAGCAGCCTGGACCAACTGATCAAGCCATTGCTTCGAGTCCTTAGTGTTTGCATTGTCAGGGCCGTAGATCTTGTTAAAGATCTCATGGCTCTTTCTCATAGAGTTGACAGCAGTCTTGAACTTTTTGAGGTACACTTGAGGTTGGGATATGTGGAAGTAAAATTGGGCTACAATAGAGCTTTCCTCACCATAGATCTTAGTACTCAAATCAATGCAGGCTTGGTACCACTTGAGACTACTATCAAAAGCCTTCATATTGAGGAGCATAGTAGCAACGTTGTTCATAGTAGTGATATTGTCTGGGTGTTCAGGAACGGTGACAGCATTCCAGTATTTCAATGCATGGCGAGCAATGTGTAAAGCCCCGATGGTGTTCTTGTTTGTATGTTCAAAAAGCGCCAAGTTGAGACACATGAAGAGGGTTtcagcagaatcagcacCCAAAGTTCGTTCCGCAATAATGATAGCCTTGCGACTGAGTTCAACAGCGATATCGTCCTCTCCAAGTTCGTGATAGACAAGGGCTACTTGACTATAAGCACGAGCGACATCAGGGTGAATAACACCGTAAACTTGCTCATGGATAGAAAGAGATTCGCCAAGCAGTTCCTTGCCGATATCGGTCTCGTCCCTGTAAACACTTTGACGACCACTCTCCAAtgcctcttcagcaatCAAACTCTTGAAAGTGGAGTGCTTGAGAACGGGGACAATATTAACAAGGTCGGCATTTGAGAGTAAGTTTCTGGAAGAGGCGGAACCATTGACAGCAACGTTCTTATTGTCAAAGTCGTAATTCTTTGAGGCCCATTGCAAGCCAAGCTTAATAGATGCTTCCCTGAAGACAGAACGTAAGTACAAATTGTCAATCCATGTTTCAGGAAGGGAAATTTGGAATCTCTTGCGAACCTGCTCAACAATTTGGCTtctgacagcagcaacatcaaGAGTCTTCAACGCCTCAATACCAGCTGATGGATAAAGAGCGATAAGAGAATCATCGAGATCGATAGCTGGTGACGAGTTAACCTTGAATCCCAGTAAGCAGTTGAAATAGTGGacaatagcagcaggaacaagAGGAGCAGGGAGTGAAGAGATCAAGCTGTTGACAGAGTGCTTAATAGATCTGGAGATTGCTTCCTGTTCAAGAAGCTTTCTGAAAGTTTCAAGAGGCTTTCCTTCCTTTTCAGCTAGCGAGTGGAGCAGACCCAAATATCTCATGTTGATACCTCTCTTGTGAAGAGTACTAGTGATTTGAGAGCCGACAACAGGAGTAGAAATAACACCTccagaaatatcagaaatGAGCTTGGGAATAATAACTTCAGTAAGATGCTTAGAGATGGCTCTAACTTGGTCCTGGTCTTTCTTGAACTCTTCAACATGTTGAGCAGGGATCTTGGAAATATCCTGCAAAACGTCTGGGTTAAATCTGACATTCTTAGAGTACTCGGAAACAATTTTTTCGTCCTCTTCACGTTGAGCTTttaattcttcttcactgaGCTCCTTTTCGCTAGAGTCGCCATCAGCAGtttcatttttcttttttctacTGGCCTCAAGTTCGACAAATTTGGCACGAAGGCCAGATTTCCACCACTCGTCAACAGCTTCAATACGCAGAACAGACAAACTGTGAGGATACGAGTCTTCCTTCTCAGGATTAAAGTGGTTTTCAATAAAGGTAAGATCAGGAGGAGTGACTCTGAAAAGATCCAGAACATATTTACGGCCATCAGTACCTAGCAAACCCTTGAGTTCAGACGAGGTAACAAGCTCAGTAGCATTGCCCTCATTGTCGAAAACCTTGTGGGAAGAAATGTGACAGGCATCAGCGATTTTCTCCATTAGTGGGACAAAAGACTCATCATTAACAATCTTCTCGCCATTGTCGATACTACCATAGACAATTTGATTCTTGTCATCAGTGGTCTCACGGAAGATACCGGGAACAGGAGCTTGGGCGACAATACGACGACCACAGTAGTCAATAAGAGTAGTGCAAAGAGGAGAAAGTCCGTCAATGTCCAATTGGGTGATATAGTTGACACCAGCAATATCTTTACCAGCAGCGGCTCTAGCACCATCATTTCCACCTTGTTCACCAAAAGTACCGAcaccatcagcaccaaatGAGTAAAAGATACCATTGTTCAAAAAGATCTGTGCTTCAGTCTTCTCATTAGGATTAAGGGCTACAAGATCGCCGTTAacaatggaaatggcacccttaacagcagcttcagcaaaatcaaatgaGAGCTTGTTCAACAAACGTTCTCTAAGAACTCTCTCTTGCATGTTACTGTTACCTTCCTCGTCGACCTTAGGAAGCTCTCTGGTAGATTGGAAATCCTCATTCCAGTCACGGGCAGTAGCAGTTGAAGCATCGGCGTTGTCCAAAGTGTTGGAGTTCAAAAGTTCTTGAGTACGACCGAGGTCGGCAGTGTTCCAGGTGGACAAGTCAGTAGGACGCACTTGCCATGGGTTGGCCAAGAAAGAATTAGTGGGTCTAGCAATGGATAACAGAGAAATATCTTTAGTGGACTCAGCAACGCTCTTCAAATGAGTGGCAATTGCAGGAGACAATGACTTTAATAGCTCCAACAAGGAGGTATTCTTGTAAAACTTTCCATTGATCTTCTTAGGACTAGGATCGAATCTGTCGGTGGAAGAGTTGGAAACATGGAATCCATAAATAGTGGCGGTGATGTGAAAAGTCTTTCCCTCCAGAGTGACAAGGTGAAGATAAAGCAAGTCACCCTTAATTTTGAGttgtggaggaggagggtTCCATTGAGACAATTGAAGAGAACGAACAGCAGGGCTAGGATCCTTACGAATCGAAGGAACAAGCTCAGTAAGTGCAGGAATCCAGCTACCAAGGTTCTTTTCAACATCGATAAGAGGATGATTCTCAATGTGCTGTTGGTGCAATTGACCAACCTTTAAGTTAATAAAGTCATTGACAGTAGGAGTTTTAGGTTGTTCAGCAGGCGAGTCTTCCTTCTTGGTCTCTTCAGACTCGGTTTTTTCCTCGTCCTTGGCTTCgtccttctcttctttttgagcCTTCTTCTCGTCCtccttcattttcttttccttttccttctcctcctcagCCTCCTTCTTGATTCTCTCCTTTTCATACTTGGCAAACTCGACCTCGccctcagcagcagccttcttCACATCGTTGGCAGCAGACACAAGGGATGATTCGAGAGAACTGAAAGTTGATATACCAGCTTGAACAGAGGTGAAATTGTTGGAATTGCCAACAGAACCGGAGTTGAATCCAAGATAGTCTCTAACTTGAACGACCTGGAATCTGGCCTCGGACTCGGTGTAAGCCTCAGGAGCGATAGTGAGCTTGATTTCGGCCTCGTCCTCTACATCAGGAACAATCTCGGCAATAGGAGTAAACAGATCAACTCTCTGATTATCCAgaaccaaaccaaaacaagtcaatggctgctgagaGATGCCCAGCTCTAAAAGAAACTGCTTGACATCATTGAAAGTGTCATTCTTGGAAATCTGTCGTCTGTTAGATCCAATCTCATCTCCATCTACGACTCAATCCCTCAACCCCCTCAATCCACACAATATCCAACAAATATTCGTCCTATCAGTTCATTATATTCCCACATACCTTTACTTTGAAACCCTCGTCCTTCTCGGCGTGCAAAGGAGACTTGATAACAACATTCACAAGTCCTACAATCGTTAGTCCCCCATCATTCTCCCTACCGTTCAATCAAAATATGCCAGAAACCTCCAAACCCGACCCACAACTCTCTCCTCTAACACCACGGACActgtcaactcctgcgaagcaggagccacagggtctggggcgaagccccagccgccggaggcacgaccctCCCCCTAGTCACCACTCACCGGAGGACTGGACAGGCTGGTCCTGGTCTGTCTGTGCACTGTCACCACTCATGGCTGTCAACGAGGCACCAAGCAATTTCTGTAGCTGTTGTTGCAAACGACTGTCTGTAAACACCTGATCTGGTCAAACGAGTCCCGAATGTGGAGAACCTTTGAAAAACTCTGTATAAGCGCTGACCCTGCTCCGGCAGTCCATCGGCACCGGATCTACCACCCGACGCTCTGGGTAGGGGTACACctgaaatttttcaaaaagaagaaatcattaGCTATGCGGCGGAGGggagggtctgcctccggcggctggggctctgccccagaccccgtggctcctctcgcttcgctcgagtcgtttttcgTCTCCGGTCGTCTGttatctcctgcgaagcaggagctacgaggtttggggcagagccccagccgccggaggcaggtggaCTCTTAACACAATCCGAGATGACATCACAAAGGttgcttttatttttaaattaGTACAATTTTTTGTATGACAGTGCTTAGTGACCAGCGACACGTCTGGCCTCGGCGATGACATTGGTCATGTCCTCACACTTAGCCTTGGCACGGCCGAAAGTTCccaacttcttcttggcgAGCTTTCTAGCACGCTTCTCTTGAGAGTTTCTGATCAACTCAACAACACGTCTCTCATAGGGAGCGAGACCAGTGACCTCACGGACGAGACTTCTGACGAAGGTGGCTCTCTTGGATTGAGCACCCTTTCTGTAGGAAACCTTAGGAGCAACCTCCTTGGCGGTAACCTTGTGGCCCTTGTTTTGACCAACGGCAATTCCTATGTCATGTTAGTCGtctttcttcaacaaatatatatagtGTATCAGTGGTGGGATTTAATGAGATATTAGTGTTCGGTAGTAATGTAATTGGTTTGTGGGAAATGAGAGTCGGTATTAGACTTCTGATCTTTGCTTTCTAACATATCGTTCTTTAAGTCGACATTCGAAAATTGGATTATACCTTGAACTTGATATATCGAACTTAAATATTCGCTACTCGGGTTCTGTCGCACACTTGATGTGTCTATTTGTCGGTGTTCATGCTACTATAATATTTGTCGAACCTGTAtttctcttcaaaataCTGTATTTCAGTCGTCGTTTCGCTCTAGTTCACGTTTCTACACAGTCGAAGTAAACTATATTCACACTCTGTACCGAAATATCTCTGTCTCATAGCTGTCGGTCGTGCTCCTCATTCTTTCCCATTAATAGTCGAACAAATTCGGTCGATAACAAACTCCAACgaaacaaatcaaattaaCCAAATAATATCTCATCATCCCACTCGATAAAACTCCCCGCTGTCTAACATACCTGACTTTTGAGCGGCCATCTTTAATGTATAAATATTGTGTTTGATGTTGTCGGATGTCGATATCGTGAGAACGTATATTTCTGCGATCAAAGGTTTGTCGATACTGCTTGCAACCCAAACTGCCAGCCGCGTATTTCTCAGCATGTGAGTCCATGGTCAAACTTTTATTTCCTAATTAGGCAACTCTCTCTCGTCCATGACTGCTCTCACTCCTGAAATTTAGGTTGCATGCATATGCACCATGTATGAGCCCTGAGATCCAGGGGtgaggggtctgcctccggcggctggggctccgccccagaccctggttgctcctctcgctgcgctcgagtcggttgcgGATGGGGTCGGGCGTGTTTGTGGGTGTGGTTTGGAGGTGTCTGGTGCTTTTTATAAGATTTTTGAGCTCGATTTATCGTGATAGAGTGAGATCTGGCTTCAGATCCATCAGCCGTTTGGATGACCCCTGAATCCTTATCTGCTCTCAATGGCTTTTATAGAAAGTGCTAATTTATTTCGTTTTGTGAAGCTACTGGGGTGGTTGCTTGCATTTTAGAGTTAATTATCGGAAAAGTATattgtttgatttgattgttattattgccTTCTATAGATATAAACCAGCGACACTGTTACATGCttattatcattttcattaatACCATACCATCTTTTAATTGCTGTTGAATTGAACGAATTATCCCTAAATCTGGCACTTTTAGCAGTTAGTAAACTACTGAGATTCAGTTATGACAAACTCGACAGAACTACACTTTACTTACCTGTGCATTGTCTTTGATCTTCAACCAGGCTGTCTGAAATACTTTACTTCCTAATTTAGTTCAACATATCGTATAGTTCTAGAAATTGGGGATTTGTTACCTATTTCATTTGTTTCTATTGCAAGAGTGGGCACTCGTTAATAAGTAAATTGTTTTTCTGAAGGTTCATTGGCAGtgtctgattctgatgtATGTCCTCCTTTTATAGTCCTGATACAGCTACCACATACTGGTATCACATTTCAATTCCAGAAACCAGCCGGTCCACTCCAGGCCGATGGAGATTCCACTTCTACCATCGACCTCAATAACACACTGGCcaccccacgcccgactcgagcgcagcgagaggagcaaccagggtctgtggcgtagccccagcggccggaggcagtccccccaCCCAGAAATACGTGAATTcatatattatatacagTTACGGAGAAAGTAGCAATGCTGATGCTTATGGCTGGTACGAGACGAGGGTCAGGTCATAGCCGGTGGCCTCGAGCTTTTGTAGGGTGTCGTGCATGGGCAGGTCTTTGTACAAGGAGATGAAATGCTTATAGGACTGGGCGTCTTGCGAGCCCTGGGCTCTCAATTGTCCGAACAGTCTCTTGAGTAGGTTGATTCGTCCTACAGTAATGAGATAGGTCGAGCCTTCGTTGGTCTGCGACGTGTATTCAGCGTAGATAGGAACCGATTTGGCAGAcgcagcagctgcttcacTGGCACTTTCGCTATCAACAGCACTGACTTCGCTAGTACTATTTTCAATAACACGCACAGGTTTTGGTCGAGTCTTGTCTTGtgcttctttcttctctaaTTTCTTTAACACTTGGTACCGCAGTTTCCAGCCCAAAGGACCGAGCTCCTTGATCCGAGCAGGCTTGTCTTTAATGAGATAATTATCAATACCTCCCTCTTTAGTTATCGTCCTTAAAACTGATGCCACCACTCGgatgttgatttgtttattaaGAGCTTCACTCCACAGCTTGTTCCAATGGACATTGGGCTTGAAAGTGCGCATGTTTCTGTTGCCGAAATCTGACACTTTGTTTCCGAATTGGATCATTCGACCGCCATACAGGCCTCGATTCGACTGTTTATACAGCGTGGCCTCGCCATAAGGATACTGAGGGATCTCCTTGGCTCTCTTATGAAGGGCATTGATATTAGGATCTCCAATCTCCACAGGCTTGACCTGTTTGACGCGCCGGCGCACCACATGGGCGTAAATTCGCCCCGCTACCGAGCTGCTCGAGAACTGTCGCGACTGTACGCCAAAAACGCCCTCGGCAGACGCTCTAACTGACCTCCACATCCCGCTCATTCTGTTCTGTCCTGTCTACAGACCTGAGGTTCATCATGCACCAATACCCGTGAAGCTGAAATTTTCTGGCACCAAACGTGCGGCTCTCGATTCTGCGGCGGGTGCGGCGCTCTACAGGGCCTCTTCGCACCCCCTGTT from Sugiyamaella lignohabitans strain CBS 10342 chromosome D, complete sequence includes the following:
- the CLU1 gene encoding Clu1p (Subunit of the eukaryotic translation initiation factor 3 (eIF3); component of unknown function; deletion causes defects in mitochondrial organization but not in growth or translation initiation; can rescue cytokinesis and mitochondrial organization defects of the Dictyostelium cluA- mutant; GO_component: GO:0005737 - cytoplasm [Evidence IEA,IEA,IEA]; GO_component: GO:0005737 - cytoplasm [Evidence IDA] [PMID 11914276]; GO_component: GO:0005852 - eukaryotic translation initiation factor 3 complex [Evidence IPI] [PMID 10358023]; GO_function: GO:0003729 - mRNA binding [Evidence IDA] [PMID 23222640]; GO_process: GO:0048312 - intracellular distribution of mitochondria [Evidence IEA]; GO_process: GO:0007005 - mitochondrion organization [Evidence IEA]; GO_process: GO:0007005 - mitochondrion organization [Evidence IMP] [PMID 9601101]; GO_process: GO:0006413 - translational initiation [Evidence IPI] [PMID 10358023]), translated to MAAQKSDEIGSNRRQISKNDTFNDVKQFLLELGISQQPLTCFGLVLDNQRVDLFTPIAEIVPDVEDEAEIKLTIAPEAYTESEARFQVVQVRDYLGFNSGSVGNSNNFTSVQAGISTFSSLESSLVSAANDVKKAAAEGEVEFAKYEKERIKKEAEEEKEKEKKMKEDEKKAQKEEKDEAKDEEKTESEETKKEDSPAEQPKTPTVNDFINLKVGQLHQQHIENHPLIDVEKNLGSWIPALTELVPSIRKDPSPAVRSLQLSQWNPPPPQLKIKGDLLYLHLVTLEGKTFHITATIYGFHVSNSSTDRFDPSPKKINGKFYKNTSLLELLKSLSPAIATHLKSVAESTKDISLLSIARPTNSFLANPWQVRPTDLSTWNTADLGRTQELLNSNTLDNADASTATARDWNEDFQSTRELPKVDEEGNSNMQERVLRERLLNKLSFDFAEAAVKGAISIVNGDLVALNPNEKTEAQIFLNNGIFYSFGADGVGTFGEQGGNDGARAAAGKDIAGVNYITQLDIDGLSPLCTTLIDYCGRRIVAQAPVPGIFRETTDDKNQIVYGSIDNGEKIVNDESFVPLMEKIADACHISSHKVFDNEGNATELVTSSELKGLLGTDGRKYVLDLFRVTPPDLTFIENHFNPEKEDSYPHSLSVLRIEAVDEWWKSGLRAKFVELEASRKKKNETADGDSSEKELSEEELKAQREEDEKIVSEYSKNVRFNPDVLQDISKIPAQHVEEFKKDQDQVRAISKHLTEVIIPKLISDISGGVISTPVVGSQITSTLHKRGINMRYLGLLHSLAEKEGKPLETFRKLLEQEAISRSIKHSVNSLISSLPAPLVPAAIVHYFNCLLGFKVNSSPAIDLDDSLIALYPSAGIEALKTLDVAAVRSQIVEQVRKRFQISLPETWIDNLYLRSVFREASIKLGLQWASKNYDFDNKNVAVNGSASSRNLLSNADLVNIVPVLKHSTFKSLIAEEALESGRQSVYRDETDIGKELLGESLSIHEQVYGVIHPDVARAYSQVALVYHELGEDDIAVELSRKAIIIAERTLGADSAETLFMCLNLALFEHTNKNTIGALHIARHALKYWNAVTVPEHPDNITTMNNVATMLLNMKAFDSSLKWYQACIDLSTKIYGEESSIVAQFYFHISQPQVYLKKFKTAVNSMRKSHEIFNKIYGPDNANTKDSKQWLDQLVQAAVNEAKIQKMLPQFQPHRELNVIREETKPVSTDNTTTKTSSKKKGTLGNKSIDELLTYINGSSSKGKKNSKKAKSTN
- the MRPL24 gene encoding mitochondrial 54S ribosomal protein YmL24/YmL14 (Mitochondrial ribosomal protein of the large subunit; two mitochondrial ribosomal proteins, YmL14 and YmL24, have been assigned to the same gene; GO_component: GO:0005622 - intracellular [Evidence IEA]; GO_component: GO:0005762 - mitochondrial large ribosomal subunit [Evidence IDA] [PMID 9151978]; GO_component: GO:0005739 - mitochondrion [Evidence IEA,IEA]; GO_component: GO:0005739 - mitochondrion [Evidence IDA] [PMID 16823961]; GO_component: GO:0030529 - ribonucleoprotein complex [Evidence IEA]; GO_component: GO:0005840 - ribosome [Evidence IEA,IEA]; GO_function: GO:0003735 - structural constituent of ribosome [Evidence IEA]; GO_function: GO:0003735 - structural constituent of ribosome [Evidence IDA] [PMID 9151978]; GO_process: GO:0032543 - mitochondrial translation [Evidence IC] [PMID 9151978]; GO_process: GO:0006412 - translation [Evidence IEA]); translation: MWRSVRASAEGVFGVQSRQFSSSSVAGRIYAHVVRRRVKQVKPVEIGDPNINALHKRAKEIPQYPYGEATLYKQSNRGLYGGRMIQFGNKVSDFGNRNMRTFKPNVHWNKLWSEALNKQINIRVVASVLRTITKEGGIDNYLIKDKPARIKELGPLGWKLRYQVLKKLEKKEAQDKTRPKPVRVIENSTSEVSAVDSESASEAAAASAKSVPIYAEYTSQTNEGSTYLITVGRINLLKRLFGQLRAQGSQDAQSYKHFISLYKDLPMHDTLQKLEATGYDLTLVSYQP